Genomic DNA from Leptospira limi:
TTTTTGCTTGAATGCAATTTTAAAAAATTTTAAATGAAAAATATGAAAATAATTACCATCGCATCTATGAAAGGTGGCGTCGGTAAAACGACTTTAGCTGTTTATTTGGCAGCTTATTTAGCAAGGACCCGAAAAAAAGTTCTTCTAATTGATGCCGATCCAAACAATAATTTAACTGATTTTTTCCTTCGTGACGAAGAATTATCTTCACTTGAAAAATTTAATCTCTTTCAGACATTGTTGGGTTTAATAGAAGTTGAGGAATCGCTTCGTCAAATTTCGTCAAATCTAAGTATTCTTCCTTCTACTCCTGAGTTAGCAAAATCACAAATAGAATTGGCAAATGATCCTGGTACAATGATTCGATTTCAATCGGATCTTAAAAAATTAAATTTTGATTATATTGTTTGGGACACACCACCATCGCTAACTTATGAATTATTTTTAGCGTTATTTGGAGCAGATTATGTATTGTCTCCGATTGGATTCTCAAGGTGGACATTCCAAGGATTTTCTTTAATTGAAAATGCTTGCAAAAAAATGAAAGCCCCCCTGCCTATTGCTGTTCCTTGTATGGTTTCAAAAAAAGACTCTGAAAGGATATATGAGTCTGGACTTGACCGTATTTCGAAATCTTTCATTTCGAAGAATATTGCCTATGGTAAGTCTGCAATTTTAGGGAAATTAGTTCCTGAAAATTCTGATCTTTGGGATGAATTCAAACTTTTGGCAAAAGAGATCTTATGAGCAAAGAAAGATCCAAATTAATTTCCTCTTTAACCGGGAAACGACCTGGAGAAAAAGAAGTTCTTCAATTACATACAAGCATTGAAGATGAAGATATTCAACGTATTAATGAATTACATCAATCAATGCTTTCTAATATGAG
This window encodes:
- a CDS encoding ParA family protein; its protein translation is MKIITIASMKGGVGKTTLAVYLAAYLARTRKKVLLIDADPNNNLTDFFLRDEELSSLEKFNLFQTLLGLIEVEESLRQISSNLSILPSTPELAKSQIELANDPGTMIRFQSDLKKLNFDYIVWDTPPSLTYELFLALFGADYVLSPIGFSRWTFQGFSLIENACKKMKAPLPIAVPCMVSKKDSERIYESGLDRISKSFISKNIAYGKSAILGKLVPENSDLWDEFKLLAKEIL